In Quercus robur chromosome 11, dhQueRobu3.1, whole genome shotgun sequence, the following proteins share a genomic window:
- the LOC126706495 gene encoding abscisate beta-glucosyltransferase-like yields MDSKTRTVEMFFFPFGGGGHQIPMVDMARLFASHGAKSTIIVTPTNALHFQNSILRDQNSGHPISIHALQLPDGAVSSESDMSATPFTDTTVLQEPLKLFLIEHKPDCIVFDMFHPWASELFDELGIRRIIFNGSGCLPGCVVESLRKYEPHEKVGSDYEPFVVPGLPDRIELTRSQLPDFVKDKSGRLDKMAKDEEKSFGSVVNSFYDLEPAFADFSRKEMGKKAWLVGPASLCNTNVTDKAERGKQADQSCLSWLDEKEPSSVLYISFGSKPSFAPGQFVEIAHALEASNHSFIWVVGKAFKDEENFLPGGFEERITESKKGVIIKGWAPQLLILEHGAVGGFLTHCGWNSMLEGVCCSVPMITWPLSAEQFCNEKLVTDVLGIGVQVGSIEWISIKSEKKALVVREKVEVAVKRLMGGGDEVVEMRKRARELAEKAKKAVQVGGSSYMDADALIEELKSLKEK; encoded by the coding sequence ATGGACTCAAAAACTCGTACAGTCGAAATGTTCTTCTTTCCCTTCGGGGGTGGAGGCCACCAGATCCCAATGGTAGACATGGCAAGACTTTTTGCTTCCCATGGAGCCAAATCCACTATCATAGTCACTCCCACAAACGCTCTTCACTTCCAAAACTCCATCCTCCGTGACCAAAACTCTGGCCACCCAATTTCCATCCATGCTCTCCAATTACCAGACGGTGCAGTTTCATCTGAATCTGACATGTCTGCAACCCCTTTCACTGACACCACAGTCCTCCAAGAACCTCTCAAACTCTTCCTCATTGAACACAAACCCGACTGCATTGTCTTCGACATGTTTCACCCTTGGGCTTCTGAGCTGTTCGATGAGCTCGGTATTAGAAGGATTATCTTCAATGGTAGTGGGTGCCTCCCTGGTTGTGTTGTAGAGAGTTTAAGAAAGTATGAACCACATGAGAAAGTGGGTTCAGATTATGAGCCTTTTGTAGTGCCGGGCCTTCCTGATCGGATCGAGCTCACAAGGTCTCAGCTTCCTGATTTTGTTAAAGACAAATCTGGGCGTTTAGATAAGATggcaaaagatgaagaaaagagcTTTGGGTCTGTGGTTAATAGTTTCTACGATTTGGAGCCAGCTTTTGCAGACTTTTCCAGAAAGGAGATGGGAAAGAAGGCTTGGCTTGTAGGACCAGCTTCTCTATGTAACACAAATGTTACTGATAAGGCCGAGAGAGGCAAACAAGCTGACCAAAGTTGTTTAAGTTGGTTGGATGAGAAAGAACCCAGTTCAGTTCTTTATATTAGTTTTGGAAGCAAACCCAGTTTTGCTCCAGGACAGTTTGTTGAGATTGCTCATGCTCTTGAGGCTTCCAACCATTCATTCATTTGGGTTGTTGGAAAAGCCTTcaaagatgaagaaaatttccttcctgGTGGATTTGAAGAGAGGATTACGGAATCAAAGAAGGGTGTGATAATAAAAGGGTGGGCACCCCAGTTATTGATATTAGAACATGGTGCAGTGGGAGGGTTTTTGACCCATTGTGGATGGAACTCTATGTTGGAGGGAGTTTGTTGTAGTGTGCCTATGATTACATGGCCACTCTCTGCTGAACAGTTCTGCAATGAGAAATTGGTTACTGATGTGTTGGGGATTGGAGTTCAAGTTGGGAGCATAGAGTGGATATCGATTAAGTCTGAAAAGAAAGCGTTGGTTGTGAGGGAGAAGGTGGAGGTGGCAGTGAAAAGGTTGATGGGTGGTGGTGATGAGGTTGTGGAGATGAGAAAACGAGCTAGAGAGCTTGCAGAGAAGGctaagaaagctgttcaagtTGGTGGATCTTCGTATATGGATGCTGATGCCTTAATTGAGGAGCTTAaatccttaaaagaaaaatga
- the LOC126705310 gene encoding CBS domain-containing protein CBSX2, chloroplastic encodes MNSISLPNSQLLTPWPNSRLLHYPNHFPSSSSSSSIFPSYTHTPPSSLATASLSKRRRFHFSAGGGRLVVSALSGVGVTNSIPPRGGTYTVGDFMTKKEELHVVKPTTTVEEALDALVEKRITGFPVIDDQWKLVGVVSDYDLLALDSISGGNQSDTNLFPDVDSSWKTFNEIQKLIGKNNGKVVGDLMTPAPLVVRESTNLEDAARLLLETKYRRLPVVDGDGKLVGIITRGNVVRAALQIKRASEKST; translated from the exons ATGAACTCGATCTCTCTCCCAAATTCTCAACTCCTCACGCCATGGCCTAACTCACGTCTTCTCCATTATCCCAATcactttccttcttcttcttcttcttcttctatcttTCCCTCTTACACTCACACACCACCTTCGTCTCTCGCTACCGCTTCTCTCTCCAAACGACGCCGTTTCCATTTCTCCGCCGGCGGCGGCAGGCTTGTCGTCTCCGCTTTGTCCGGCGTCGGCGTTACCAACTCTATCCCG CCTAGAGGCGGAACATATACCGTTGGTGATTTTATGACAAAGAAGGAGGAACTACATGTTGTAAAACCTACAACTACTGTTGAAGAAG CTTTGGACGCTCTTGTAGAGAAGAGAATAACTGGTTTTCCTGTTATTGATGATCAATGGAAATTG GTTGGTGTCGTTTCAGACTATGACCTGTTAGCACTTGACTCGATATCAG GTGGCAATCAAAGTGACACAAATTTGTTTCCTGATGTCGACAGTTCATGGAAA ACATTCAACGAGATACAGAAATTGATTGGTAAGAATAATGGTAAGGTTGTCGGGGACTTGATGACTCCTGCTCCACTTGTTGTTCGTGAATCCACCAATCTGGAAGATGCTGCTAg GTTGTTGCTTGAAACAAAATACCGTCGATTGCCTGTAGTAGATGGTGATGGTAAACTG GTTGGAATCATAACAAGGGGAAATGTTGTTAGAGCTGCGCTTCAGATAAAACGTGCCAGTGAGAAGTCAACATAG